A window of the Nitrosococcus wardiae genome harbors these coding sequences:
- a CDS encoding ABC transporter ATP-binding protein translates to MLLQVENLKTYLQAGGETVKAVDGISFAIGGGETFCLVGESGSGKSVTALSVIQLLPRDISSHPQGRILFDWRQDHRHEQVDLLRLPEARRQEIRGARIAMIFQEPMTSLNPVFTVGEQIMETLQLHFPGMDESEARERTVAALAQVQIPEPEQRVDEYPHRLSGGQRQRIMIAMAMACEPDLLIADEPTTALDVTVQAEILRLMRELQARRGMSILFITHDFGVVSQMAHRLAVMRLGQIVESGTLNEILHRPQHAYTRQLLAALPENLKRQRTAAKGGPPPKTGIQQPPLLELRNLEVHFPIRKGVLRQVAGYVRAVDGVDMVIPAGQILALVGESGCGKTTLGRAILRLVEPSGGQIHYAGTDLTTLKHRELRRYRRELQIIFQDPMSSLNPRLSIAATLTEPMAVHGIGHSREERLERARAVLERVQLEADYLWRYPHEFSGGQRQRIGIARALVLEPRFLVCDEITSALDVSVQAEILQLLLDLQREHHLTLLFITHNIGVVEYLSNEIAVMHNGRIVEQGPTDHVCRAPTHPYTQKLLAAVPRVPL, encoded by the coding sequence GTGCTACTCCAAGTCGAAAATCTGAAGACTTACCTCCAAGCCGGCGGCGAAACCGTCAAGGCAGTGGATGGAATAAGCTTTGCCATCGGAGGGGGGGAAACCTTCTGTTTGGTAGGCGAGTCGGGTAGCGGCAAATCGGTCACCGCCCTGTCGGTGATCCAGTTACTGCCCCGAGACATCAGCAGCCATCCCCAAGGACGCATTTTGTTTGACTGGCGCCAAGATCACCGCCATGAACAAGTGGACCTGTTGCGCCTGCCAGAAGCCCGCCGGCAGGAAATCCGCGGTGCCCGCATCGCCATGATTTTCCAGGAACCCATGACCTCCCTCAATCCCGTATTCACCGTTGGCGAGCAGATCATGGAAACCCTGCAGCTCCACTTCCCCGGCATGGATGAGAGTGAGGCCCGAGAGCGCACCGTGGCAGCCCTGGCCCAGGTACAAATTCCTGAGCCTGAACAACGGGTCGACGAGTACCCCCATCGGCTCTCCGGCGGCCAACGCCAGCGGATCATGATTGCCATGGCCATGGCCTGCGAACCGGATCTACTCATTGCCGATGAGCCGACCACGGCCCTAGATGTCACCGTTCAGGCCGAAATCCTGCGCTTGATGCGCGAGTTGCAGGCGCGACGGGGCATGAGCATACTCTTCATCACCCACGACTTCGGGGTAGTCTCCCAGATGGCCCACCGGTTGGCAGTAATGCGGCTAGGGCAAATCGTCGAATCCGGCACCCTAAACGAGATTCTGCACCGTCCGCAGCACGCCTATACCCGCCAGCTCCTGGCTGCCCTGCCCGAAAATCTCAAGCGCCAACGAACCGCAGCAAAGGGAGGCCCACCCCCCAAGACCGGCATCCAGCAGCCGCCACTGCTAGAGCTGCGCAACCTGGAGGTGCACTTCCCCATTCGCAAAGGGGTACTGCGGCAGGTGGCTGGCTATGTACGCGCCGTGGACGGGGTCGATATGGTTATTCCAGCAGGACAGATCCTAGCGTTGGTAGGCGAATCGGGCTGCGGCAAAACTACCCTGGGCCGAGCCATACTCCGCCTAGTAGAGCCTAGCGGTGGCCAAATCCATTACGCGGGCACCGATCTGACGACATTGAAGCATAGGGAATTGCGCCGCTACCGGCGAGAGCTGCAAATCATCTTTCAGGATCCCATGTCGTCGCTCAACCCGCGCCTTTCCATTGCCGCGACCCTGACCGAACCCATGGCGGTTCACGGCATCGGTCACTCCCGCGAGGAACGCCTTGAGCGGGCCAGGGCCGTGCTTGAGCGGGTCCAACTCGAGGCCGATTATCTGTGGCGCTACCCCCACGAATTCTCCGGCGGCCAACGCCAACGTATTGGGATTGCCCGAGCCCTGGTGCTGGAACCCCGCTTCCTGGTCTGCGACGAAATTACCAGCGCCCTGGACGTATCCGTACAAGCTGAAATCCTCCAGCTACTGCTAGATCTGCAACGGGAACATCATCTCACCTTGCTGTTTATCACCCATAACATTGGTGTGGTGGAATATCTCAGCAATGAGATCGCCGTCATGCATAATGGTCGCATCGTTGAACAGGGCCCCACAGACCACGTCTGCCGAGCCCCCACCCACCCCTATACTCAAAAACTGCTGGCGGCAGTGCCCCGAGTTCCCTTATAA
- a CDS encoding ABC transporter permease yields MIRTLSPPRRGRSYAVQVAREVLTQWGARLGLAWIGLLVFLAVFAPFLANSHPLLLSQDGQLDSPLVRYLTPADVTLLALFFTGLLLALSRASLRTWLGGLGSVLLLAGTLSAAWVQPPALAIYEQYRQQEAAGEYDWVVYAPIPYSPKDYQRDRGETGLQPPLASPKKDHWFGTEENGADVLARMVHASRIALGIGFIATGIALALGILIGGLMGYFSGAVDIIGMRLVEIFEAVPTLFLLLTFVAFFERSLYLLMVIIGITSWSGYARYVRAEFLRLRQQDFVQAALACGLPLHSILFRHMLPNGIGPILVAASFGVASAILAEAVLSFLGLGLVDDPSWGQMLNQAVRSSTFNWWMAAFPGGAIFLTVFAYNLVGEALRDAIDPYLKKSLR; encoded by the coding sequence ATGATCCGCACATTGTCACCACCACGGCGGGGCCGCAGCTATGCTGTCCAAGTAGCACGGGAGGTGCTGACCCAATGGGGCGCACGACTGGGGTTGGCTTGGATTGGGTTGTTGGTCTTTCTGGCCGTGTTCGCTCCTTTCTTGGCCAACAGCCACCCCTTGTTGCTTAGCCAAGACGGTCAGCTCGACAGCCCTCTGGTGCGTTATCTCACTCCCGCCGATGTCACTTTGTTAGCCCTATTTTTCACCGGCCTGCTTCTGGCCCTGAGCCGGGCTTCGCTCCGAACCTGGCTGGGGGGACTAGGGAGCGTGTTGCTCCTGGCCGGGACCCTTAGCGCCGCGTGGGTACAGCCGCCAGCCCTGGCTATCTATGAGCAGTACCGGCAGCAGGAAGCGGCTGGAGAATACGATTGGGTGGTGTACGCCCCCATCCCCTATTCCCCCAAGGACTATCAACGGGATCGGGGCGAGACCGGGCTACAACCGCCCCTGGCTTCCCCTAAAAAGGATCACTGGTTTGGCACCGAGGAAAACGGCGCTGATGTTCTGGCGCGGATGGTCCATGCTTCGCGGATCGCCCTCGGGATTGGCTTTATCGCCACCGGCATTGCCCTGGCCCTAGGGATCCTCATTGGCGGCTTGATGGGCTATTTTTCCGGGGCGGTGGATATCATCGGCATGCGCCTGGTGGAAATCTTTGAGGCGGTGCCCACCCTGTTCCTGTTGCTCACCTTTGTGGCTTTCTTCGAGCGTAGCCTGTACCTACTCATGGTGATCATTGGCATCACCAGTTGGTCAGGTTATGCCCGCTACGTGCGGGCCGAGTTCTTGCGCCTACGGCAGCAGGACTTTGTCCAGGCCGCCCTGGCCTGTGGACTGCCCCTACATTCCATCCTCTTTCGGCACATGCTGCCTAACGGTATCGGCCCCATTTTGGTGGCCGCCAGCTTCGGCGTAGCCTCCGCCATTCTTGCGGAGGCCGTGCTGAGCTTTCTGGGTCTAGGCCTGGTGGATGATCCCTCCTGGGGCCAAATGCTCAACCAAGCGGTGAGATCCTCCACCTTCAACTGGTGGATGGCGGCCTTCCCCGGTGGGGCCATTTTTCTCACCGTGTTTGCCTACAACCTGGTGGGTGAAGCCCTCCGTGATGCCATCGATCCCTACCTAAAAAAATCCTTAAGATAG
- a CDS encoding ABC transporter permease: MSTYVIRRLLLMIPTLLGITLVVFTVMAASPGGISAQSLIEGQNLEPQAKKALEDYYNQLYGLDSPPAVQYLRWLNNVSPVGFTFDEERHISGFSFWKGSDLGTSFRYGRPVLDLLEERVPLTLLLNALSLPLIYTLAIAVGVRAATERGKVFDVSSSALMLGLWSIPTMLAGVLLIGFFASDQYWHWFPTAGLNTREALDMPFLPHWGSLQEVALLFGTGAVGTIMGIGLALKVPRLLRVGLLAGLGLSLGLWMGANLPGPHLGVTVLLSLLLIVAVGGLGYTDYTGLRVSLLGLLGAGLGLAVGTHWGGGEFVRGFLLDRLWHLVLPVLCLTYSGFAFLSKLTRTAVLENLMADYARTAQAKGLAEKVVLWKHVFRNSLLPLITVSATLLPGLLAGSVIVESIFSIEGMGKLAVEAVQTRDRELVLSITLISGLLTLVGYLIADLCYAIADPRVSYD, encoded by the coding sequence ATGTCTACTTATGTCATCCGCCGCCTGCTCTTGATGATCCCCACCCTGCTGGGGATCACTTTAGTGGTATTTACTGTCATGGCGGCTTCCCCCGGTGGCATCAGCGCCCAAAGCCTCATCGAGGGCCAGAACCTAGAGCCCCAGGCCAAGAAGGCATTGGAAGATTATTACAATCAACTTTACGGCCTGGACTCGCCACCGGCCGTCCAGTATCTGCGGTGGCTGAACAATGTCTCTCCGGTGGGGTTCACCTTTGATGAGGAACGTCACATTAGCGGCTTTTCCTTCTGGAAAGGCTCCGATTTAGGTACCAGCTTCCGCTACGGCCGCCCGGTACTGGACCTGCTGGAAGAGCGGGTCCCCCTCACCTTGCTGCTCAATGCCCTTTCCCTGCCCCTTATCTATACTTTGGCGATTGCCGTCGGGGTGCGCGCCGCCACCGAGCGGGGCAAGGTATTCGATGTGAGCTCGAGCGCCCTGATGTTAGGACTATGGTCAATCCCCACTATGTTGGCCGGCGTCCTGTTGATTGGCTTTTTTGCCAGCGATCAATATTGGCACTGGTTTCCCACTGCTGGCCTCAACACTCGCGAAGCCCTGGATATGCCCTTCCTGCCCCACTGGGGCTCCCTACAGGAAGTGGCCCTCCTGTTCGGCACCGGTGCGGTAGGCACTATCATGGGAATAGGATTGGCCCTGAAAGTCCCCCGTCTACTCCGAGTCGGCTTGCTGGCCGGGTTAGGCTTGAGTCTAGGTCTCTGGATGGGGGCTAACTTACCTGGCCCCCATCTGGGGGTAACGGTCCTCCTTAGCCTGCTCCTCATCGTGGCCGTCGGGGGACTAGGCTATACAGATTACACCGGCTTACGGGTAAGTCTGCTGGGGTTGTTGGGCGCAGGGCTGGGCCTAGCTGTGGGCACCCACTGGGGAGGCGGGGAGTTTGTCCGCGGCTTTCTGCTGGACCGGCTCTGGCACCTGGTGCTGCCTGTCCTCTGCCTGACCTATAGTGGTTTTGCCTTCCTCTCCAAGCTTACCCGCACTGCTGTGCTAGAAAACCTTATGGCTGACTATGCCCGCACCGCCCAGGCAAAAGGCTTGGCCGAAAAGGTAGTCCTTTGGAAGCACGTATTCCGAAATAGCCTCTTGCCCCTGATCACGGTCTCGGCGACTCTCCTTCCTGGCCTATTGGCCGGTTCGGTCATCGTGGAATCCATCTTTTCCATTGAGGGGATGGGCAAGCTGGCGGTGGAAGCGGTACAGACTCGAGACCGGGAATTGGTACTCTCGATTACCCTCATCAGCGGCCTATTGACTCTGGTCGGCTATCTTATCGCCGACCTTTGTTATGCGATCGCTGATCCCCGCGTGAGTTATGACTGA
- a CDS encoding peptide-binding protein, producing the protein MARRFTVKDFFLFLFLSLLFILILLAMYMVDRQWLKLAEMERTLTEQAQDLRGLRDLIRSTGSGGLTLAPTESGGTADIPPAFRRAYTATQQSDYRPGDWLVQAFGTGLKTLTPLVSTDAYAAEVQGYVLETLLTRNPETLEWQGLLARDWEVSEDGLTFRFRLRKGITFSDGEPLTAEDVAFSFAFIMNPAIAAPRERAYYEKIEQVTALGPYQVEFKFKEPYFNSLALAGGLTILPQHFYGPYLQQPESFNQSKGLLLGSGPYRLQDPKGWTPDQGLVELERNPRYWGPIQPSFDKLLWKVIANDSARLTTFRNGDIDIYGARPLEYHRLLEDQALGERTQHFEYMSPTAGYSYVAWNQERDGKPTRFADKRVRQAMTFLTDRASIIEQIMLGYAEPAVSPFSPRSPQHDPTLTPRPFDLAKAKALLAQAGYADRDGDGVLEDANHQPFRFELVFFQDADDTQRLVLFLKDLYARAGILLEPKPTEWSVMLDRINKKNFDAIALGWTSGVEIDIYQMFHSSQTIPGGDNFIAYRNPELDALIEEARATVDENKRMPLWQACEHILYEDQPYTFLMRRESLLFVDQRMRNLEITRLGLNLGVTPVEWYVPEPEQKYTY; encoded by the coding sequence ATGGCACGACGATTCACGGTCAAAGATTTTTTTCTTTTTCTGTTTTTGAGCCTGCTGTTCATTCTTATCCTGCTTGCCATGTACATGGTCGATCGGCAATGGCTTAAGCTTGCCGAAATGGAGCGAACCCTGACCGAGCAGGCCCAGGATTTGCGCGGGCTGCGCGATTTGATACGTAGCACCGGCAGCGGCGGCCTCACTCTCGCCCCTACCGAAAGCGGTGGTACGGCCGATATCCCGCCGGCATTCCGTCGCGCCTATACCGCCACCCAGCAGTCTGACTATCGCCCTGGCGACTGGCTCGTACAGGCCTTCGGCACAGGACTGAAAACCTTGACCCCCCTGGTTTCCACCGACGCCTATGCCGCCGAGGTCCAGGGCTATGTGCTGGAAACATTGCTCACACGCAACCCAGAAACCCTGGAATGGCAAGGCCTGCTGGCCCGGGATTGGGAAGTCAGCGAAGATGGGCTGACTTTCCGTTTCCGCTTACGGAAAGGTATCACCTTTTCCGATGGTGAACCCCTCACCGCCGAGGACGTGGCTTTCTCCTTCGCTTTTATCATGAATCCGGCCATTGCCGCGCCGCGGGAGCGAGCTTATTATGAAAAGATTGAGCAGGTCACTGCCCTCGGCCCCTATCAGGTGGAATTTAAATTCAAGGAACCCTATTTTAACAGTCTGGCCCTGGCAGGGGGCCTGACCATACTGCCCCAACATTTTTATGGACCTTACCTGCAACAACCGGAAAGCTTTAACCAATCCAAGGGGTTGCTGCTGGGATCAGGCCCCTACCGCCTTCAGGACCCCAAGGGCTGGACTCCGGACCAGGGCCTGGTGGAACTGGAGCGCAACCCCCGTTACTGGGGGCCGATACAACCCTCTTTCGATAAACTGCTATGGAAGGTCATCGCCAATGACAGCGCCCGCCTGACCACCTTCCGCAATGGCGACATTGATATCTACGGCGCCCGTCCCCTGGAGTATCATCGGTTGCTGGAAGATCAGGCCCTTGGGGAGCGTACTCAACACTTTGAGTATATGAGCCCCACGGCCGGCTACAGTTACGTGGCGTGGAATCAGGAACGTGATGGTAAACCCACCCGTTTTGCCGACAAGCGGGTACGTCAAGCCATGACTTTTCTCACCGACCGCGCCAGCATTATCGAGCAAATCATGCTAGGCTACGCTGAGCCGGCGGTCAGTCCCTTCAGCCCTCGCAGTCCTCAGCACGACCCCACCTTGACTCCCCGGCCTTTCGATTTGGCCAAAGCCAAGGCACTGTTGGCGCAAGCAGGCTACGCGGATCGGGACGGGGATGGAGTCTTAGAGGATGCCAACCACCAACCCTTCCGCTTTGAACTGGTGTTTTTCCAGGATGCCGATGACACCCAGCGCCTGGTGCTATTCCTCAAGGATCTATACGCCCGCGCCGGAATCCTGCTAGAGCCTAAGCCCACGGAATGGTCGGTTATGTTGGATCGGATTAACAAAAAGAACTTCGATGCCATTGCCCTGGGCTGGACCAGTGGGGTCGAGATCGATATCTATCAGATGTTCCATAGCAGCCAAACCATCCCAGGCGGCGATAATTTCATTGCTTACCGTAATCCAGAACTCGATGCTCTGATCGAGGAAGCCCGGGCGACGGTGGATGAAAACAAGCGCATGCCCCTGTGGCAAGCCTGTGAGCACATCTTATATGAAGACCAGCCCTATACTTTTCTGATGCGGCGGGAATCACTATTGTTTGTGGATCAGCGCATGCGCAACTTGGAAATCACTCGCCTGGGCTTGAATTTAGGCGTGACCCCGGTGGAGTGGTACGTCCCGGAACCTGAGCAGAAATACACCTATTAA
- a CDS encoding RNA recognition motif domain-containing protein: MNIYVGNLSYQVTDEDLRAAFENYGEVSSAKVIVDKFSNRSKGFGFVEMVRQEDAETAIKEMNDSDLQGRQIIVNQARPRNEGFRRNEGFGDRQRRF, from the coding sequence GTGAATATTTATGTTGGAAATCTCTCCTATCAAGTAACGGACGAAGACCTAAGAGCAGCATTTGAGAACTACGGTGAGGTTTCCTCAGCTAAGGTGATCGTAGACAAGTTTTCGAACCGCTCCAAAGGATTTGGCTTTGTTGAAATGGTTAGGCAAGAAGATGCCGAAACAGCCATAAAAGAGATGAATGACTCTGATCTCCAAGGACGGCAAATCATAGTCAACCAGGCCCGCCCCCGCAATGAAGGTTTTCGCCGCAACGAAGGTTTTGGTGACCGTCAAAGACGCTTCTAA
- a CDS encoding YybH family protein yields the protein MTPKALVREWISRFNAADVDGLAKLYAPDAVNDQVVFSEPLRGCEAIREMFKIEFGRAEIACIKEQQPAAFN from the coding sequence ATGACTCCCAAAGCGCTTGTCCGCGAATGGATATCCCGATTTAATGCTGCTGATGTCGATGGTCTCGCTAAACTGTACGCCCCGGATGCAGTGAACGACCAGGTGGTCTTCTCAGAGCCACTTCGTGGGTGCGAGGCCATTCGAGAGATGTTCAAAATCGAGTTTGGTCGTGCAGAAATAGCCTGCATCAAGGAGCAGCAACCAGCAGCATTCAATTAA
- a CDS encoding DUF29 domain-containing protein → MIDPNKDYYGWTQETVEKLRQGKFNEINIDHLIEEIEDMGKSERRELKNRLTVLLIHLLKWQYQPERRGRNWRWRLTIKDQRLNVGEVINDNPSFKPQLSLIGKIAYQSAVINAARETGLDEDIFPATFEQTGWTWEQMLNSEFLPE, encoded by the coding sequence ATGATTGACCCCAACAAAGATTATTATGGTTGGACTCAAGAAACCGTTGAGAAATTACGCCAGGGAAAATTTAACGAGATCAACATTGACCACCTGATAGAAGAAATAGAAGACATGGGAAAAAGCGAGCGCCGGGAGCTTAAAAACCGCTTAACCGTACTACTAATTCACTTACTCAAGTGGCAATATCAGCCGGAGCGCCGGGGTCGGAATTGGCGTTGGCGTTTAACTATCAAAGATCAGCGGCTCAATGTGGGTGAAGTCATCAATGACAACCCCAGTTTTAAACCGCAACTTTCGCTAATAGGTAAAATCGCCTATCAAAGCGCAGTGATTAACGCGGCACGGGAAACCGGCTTAGATGAAGACATTTTTCCCGCTACATTCGAGCAAACCGGTTGGACGTGGGAGCAGATGTTGAATTCGGAATTTTTGCCGGAATAA
- a CDS encoding FxsA family protein — MFRLLFFLILAFPLIEIYLLIRVGSAIGPGLTVFLCILTAVVGAALLRQQGFSTLSRVQTTMARGEVPALEMLEGAVLLTCGIFLLTPGFFTDTLGFLGLIPSLRRAFVLWAVKRALQRDEFEVTVYREGPDDSGRHHRPRVIEGRAKREDE, encoded by the coding sequence ATGTTTCGCTTACTCTTTTTTCTTATCCTTGCTTTTCCTCTGATTGAGATCTATTTGCTGATCCGTGTTGGCAGTGCCATCGGCCCCGGTTTGACTGTGTTTCTATGTATTCTCACAGCCGTGGTGGGTGCGGCTTTATTGCGCCAGCAAGGCTTTTCCACTTTAAGCCGGGTTCAGACAACCATGGCCCGCGGCGAAGTCCCTGCGTTGGAGATGCTAGAAGGTGCTGTGCTGCTGACTTGCGGGATTTTTCTCCTGACCCCAGGGTTTTTTACCGATACTTTGGGCTTTTTAGGGCTTATTCCAAGCCTTCGCCGGGCCTTCGTGCTCTGGGCTGTAAAGCGTGCCCTGCAACGTGATGAATTCGAAGTGACGGTATATCGCGAGGGACCGGATGACTCAGGTCGCCACCACCGGCCTCGGGTGATTGAAGGCCGCGCCAAACGGGAAGATGAATAA
- the groES gene encoding co-chaperone GroES yields MKIRPLHDRVIVRRMEEEKTSSGGIVIPDTAAEKPIRGEVIAVGNGKTLESGEVRALDVKVGDKVLFGKYSGTEVKVEDEELLVMREDDIMAVLEG; encoded by the coding sequence ATGAAGATTCGCCCACTTCATGATCGCGTTATCGTTCGTCGCATGGAGGAAGAAAAAACCTCTTCTGGCGGCATTGTGATTCCAGACACAGCGGCTGAAAAGCCTATCCGCGGTGAGGTCATTGCCGTCGGTAATGGCAAGACCCTTGAAAGTGGAGAAGTTCGTGCCCTTGACGTGAAGGTGGGGGATAAGGTGCTTTTTGGCAAATATTCTGGCACCGAAGTCAAGGTCGAAGACGAAGAACTGCTGGTGATGCGTGAAGACGACATCATGGCAGTGCTCGAGGGTTAA
- the groL gene encoding chaperonin GroEL (60 kDa chaperone family; promotes refolding of misfolded polypeptides especially under stressful conditions; forms two stacked rings of heptamers to form a barrel-shaped 14mer; ends can be capped by GroES; misfolded proteins enter the barrel where they are refolded when GroES binds), with product MAAKDVRFSEDARHRMIHGVNILADAVRVTLGPRGRNVVLEKSFGAPTITKDGVSVAKEIELKDKFENMGAQMVKEVASQTSDVAGDGTTTATVLAQGILREGMKAVAAGMNPMDLKRGIDKAVVGAVDALKKLSKPCEDSKAIGQVGTISANAEESVGKIIAEAMEKVGKEGVITVEEGSGLENELEVVEGMQFDRGYLSPYFITDQQTMAAELDDPYILIHDKKISNIRDLLPVLENVAKAGKPLLVISEDVEGEALATLVVNTIRGIVKVCAVKAPGFGDRRKAMLEDIAVLTGGTVISEEVGLSLEKATLDDLGRAKKISVNKENTTLVDGAGSAEDIKARVEQIRVQMEEATSDYDKEKLQERVAKLAGGVAVIKVGAATEVEMKEKKARVEDALHATRAAVEEGVVPGGGVALIRALQGIQDLKGANHDQDVGINIARRAMEEPLRQIVTNAGAEASVIVNHVKEGEGNYGYNAATGEFGDMIAMGILDPTKVSRTALQNAASIAGLMITTEAMIAESPKEEEPVPAGGGGMPGMGGMGDMGMM from the coding sequence ATGGCAGCTAAAGACGTAAGGTTTAGCGAAGATGCGCGCCATCGCATGATCCATGGCGTGAACATTTTGGCTGATGCGGTGCGGGTGACTTTGGGTCCCAGAGGACGGAACGTGGTGTTGGAGAAAAGCTTTGGTGCGCCCACCATTACTAAGGACGGGGTCAGTGTCGCCAAAGAGATTGAGCTTAAGGATAAGTTCGAGAACATGGGTGCCCAGATGGTTAAGGAAGTGGCGTCTCAGACTTCGGATGTGGCCGGTGACGGGACGACCACGGCCACCGTATTGGCTCAGGGCATCCTGCGCGAGGGGATGAAGGCGGTAGCCGCCGGCATGAATCCCATGGACCTGAAGCGGGGCATCGATAAAGCCGTCGTTGGCGCTGTTGACGCGCTGAAAAAGCTGTCTAAGCCCTGTGAAGATAGCAAAGCCATTGGTCAGGTGGGGACTATCTCGGCTAATGCAGAAGAGAGCGTGGGTAAGATCATTGCCGAGGCCATGGAGAAAGTCGGCAAGGAAGGCGTGATCACGGTCGAGGAAGGTTCTGGCCTGGAGAATGAACTGGAAGTAGTTGAGGGGATGCAGTTCGATCGGGGTTATCTCTCGCCCTATTTCATTACCGATCAGCAAACCATGGCGGCGGAGCTGGATGATCCCTATATCCTTATCCACGATAAAAAGATCTCCAATATCCGCGATCTGCTACCGGTGCTGGAAAACGTGGCCAAAGCGGGCAAGCCGTTGTTGGTTATTTCTGAGGATGTGGAAGGTGAAGCCCTGGCGACCCTGGTGGTCAATACCATCCGGGGTATCGTCAAGGTTTGCGCGGTCAAGGCGCCGGGTTTTGGGGATCGCCGTAAAGCGATGCTGGAAGATATTGCCGTGCTGACTGGGGGTACCGTGATCTCCGAGGAAGTCGGCCTTTCTCTGGAGAAAGCGACCCTGGATGATTTGGGGCGAGCCAAGAAGATTAGCGTTAACAAGGAAAATACCACCCTTGTGGATGGTGCGGGCAGTGCTGAGGACATCAAGGCCCGGGTGGAGCAAATCCGCGTTCAGATGGAAGAAGCCACCTCGGATTATGATAAGGAGAAGCTCCAGGAGCGAGTGGCCAAGCTCGCCGGTGGGGTAGCAGTCATTAAAGTGGGCGCGGCCACCGAGGTAGAAATGAAAGAGAAAAAGGCGCGGGTTGAAGATGCGTTGCATGCCACCCGTGCTGCGGTGGAAGAGGGGGTCGTTCCCGGGGGTGGAGTGGCCTTAATCCGGGCTTTACAGGGTATTCAGGACCTTAAGGGCGCTAACCATGACCAAGATGTGGGCATTAACATTGCCCGTCGGGCCATGGAAGAGCCGCTGCGTCAGATCGTGACCAATGCCGGTGCAGAAGCTTCTGTCATCGTCAACCACGTGAAAGAAGGAGAAGGTAACTACGGTTACAATGCGGCGACGGGTGAATTTGGCGATATGATTGCCATGGGTATTCTGGACCCGACGAAGGTCTCCCGGACGGCCTTGCAAAATGCGGCTAGTATAGCGGGTCTGATGATCACGACCGAAGCCATGATTGCTGAGTCGCCGAAGGAAGAGGAGCCCGTACCCGCCGGTGGCGGCGGCATGCCGGGTATGGGCGGCATGGGTGATATGGGCATGATGTAA
- the cueR gene encoding Cu(I)-responsive transcriptional regulator: MINISKASSQSGVPAKTIRYYEDIGLVSSQRASNGYRCYDQETVRTLQFVKRARSLGFSIEECRNLLSLYKDQNRASAEVKRLAKQRVADIDIKIAELTAMRATLVQLMERCHGDQRPSCPILEDLAQSVAPPPLDNTAVEPMASEVT; the protein is encoded by the coding sequence ATGATCAATATCAGTAAGGCTTCCAGCCAATCCGGGGTGCCGGCTAAGACGATACGCTATTATGAAGACATTGGCCTAGTCTCCTCTCAGCGGGCAAGCAATGGCTATCGTTGCTATGACCAGGAGACTGTCCGCACCCTCCAGTTTGTCAAGCGCGCCCGCAGTCTTGGCTTCAGTATTGAGGAATGCCGTAATCTGCTGTCTCTCTATAAAGACCAAAACCGCGCCAGCGCCGAAGTCAAACGATTGGCCAAGCAACGAGTTGCGGATATTGATATCAAAATTGCCGAGTTAACCGCTATGCGCGCCACCCTGGTCCAACTCATGGAACGCTGCCATGGCGACCAACGGCCGAGTTGCCCCATCCTAGAGGATCTTGCCCAATCTGTGGCACCTCCCCCTCTTGATAACACCGCAGTAGAGCCCATGGCCAGCGAGGTAACCTAA
- a CDS encoding heavy-metal-associated domain-containing protein — protein sequence MEKTYKVEGMTCGGCAQSVEKAIKGIAPTATVKVDLENKQVTVTGVEDDALVAQAVEGAGFDYEGPVSP from the coding sequence ATGGAAAAAACTTATAAAGTGGAAGGCATGACCTGCGGGGGCTGTGCCCAATCGGTGGAAAAGGCAATCAAAGGGATAGCCCCTACTGCAACAGTTAAAGTGGATTTGGAAAATAAACAGGTTACCGTCACGGGAGTCGAGGACGATGCTTTAGTCGCTCAGGCCGTGGAGGGCGCTGGGTTTGATTACGAAGGCCCGGTCTCACCTTGA